From a region of the Panicum virgatum strain AP13 chromosome 2K, P.virgatum_v5, whole genome shotgun sequence genome:
- the LOC120694861 gene encoding WRKY transcription factor WRKY76-like, producing the protein MAAYSASGGGRSSPPPAAAAPRAVVDNLIDLRERAEMLRNMLQGSPTPPGTPADAAPAGTSDLIDGIMSSLSSALSAALDTTAAGGRGQGRRRRRAGAATGSGPQRRSSTTRRRSHSPFLRTVTTKTLDDGNSWRKYGQKHIQDSPNNPRSYYRCTHKPDQGCRATRQVQASDDNPSEFVISYYGQHTCRDPSTIPLVIEAAAAPPDDCANLISFGSSSITATATTLGLGGASTLAAVVPPQQPQAVPSDPTTTTMFISGMVGYSSSSLPAAQLQDYYRCGSEEAHRHSSISSPPAAVGSAAAGIIMTSSATVGSAPAEYWPGGGGTLGDMACGGGHGAAGSFPSSPSSLGLLTGSFGSFGDDDMFGFDP; encoded by the exons ATGGCGGCGTATTcagctagcggcggcggccgctcgtCACCGCCACCTGCCGCCGCGGCTCCTCGGGCGGTGGTGGACAACCTGATCGACCTGCGTGAGCGAGCGGAGATGCTACGGAACATGCTGCAGGGGTCGCCCACGCCGCCGGGAACGCCCGCCGACGCCGCTCCAGCTGGGACCAGCGATCTGATAGACGGGATCATGAGCAGCCTGTCGAGCGCGCTGTCGGCAGCCCtcgacaccaccgccgccggcggccgtggacagggccggaggaggaggagagctggCGCGGCGACCGGGTCTGGACCGCAGCGCCGGAGCAGCACCACCAGGAGAAG ATCGCACAGCCCCTTCTTGAGGACAGTCACTACAAAAACTCTCGATGATGGCAACTCATGGAGAAAGTACGGCCAAAAACATATTCAAGACTCACCTAATAACCCAAG GAGCTACTACAGGTGCACACACAAGCCAGACCAAGGGTGCAGGGCGACGAGGCAGGTCCAGGCCTCCGATGACAACCCGTCCGAGTTCGTCATCAGCTACTACGGCCAGCACACCTGCCGGGACCCCTCCACGATCCCGCTCGTcatcgaggccgccgccgctccgcccgacGACTGCGCAAACCTCATCAGCTTCGGGTCGTCGTCCATCACTGCTACTGCTACTACCCTGGGCCTGGGCGGCGCATCCACGCTCGCCGCCGTTGTTCCTCCCCAACAACCCCAAGCCGTTCCTTCGgatccgacgacgacgacgatgttCATATCTGGCATGGTCGGGTACAGCTCCTCCTCTCTGCCGGCGGCGCAGCTGCAGGACTACTACCGCTGCGGCAGCGAGGAGGCGCACAGGCACAGCAGTATTAGCTCACCGCCGGCCGCGGTGGGATCAGCTGCAGCTGGAATAATAATGACCTCGTCGGCCACCGTGGGGTCGGCACCGGCCGAGTACtggccaggaggaggagggacccTCGGCGACATGGCTTGTGGTGGTGGCCATGGCGCCGCAGGCAGCTTCCCGTCGTCTCCTAGCAGCCTCGGGCTCTTGACGGGCTCGTTTGGATCCTTTGGGGATGACGACATGTTTGGCTTCGATCCCTGA